From Suncus etruscus isolate mSunEtr1 chromosome 6, mSunEtr1.pri.cur, whole genome shotgun sequence, one genomic window encodes:
- the ZSCAN20 gene encoding zinc finger and SCAN domain-containing protein 20 — translation MAVTLESQTQTSLSSEPQELLIVKLEDSWSSESRPWEKDPVPGPEASRQRFRQFQYRDAAGPHEAFSQLWALCCHWLRPEIRLKEQILELLVLEQFLTILPQDAQAWVQAHHPESGEEAVALVEDWHRESQASEPRELESYTEETRLLKSVEESQNLQLKSANHTSEEQSQKQCVKNQCSDLPKHIDAKLSSQSLKESSIFMPQVPTLPKMGIIGDWEVTAESQEALGIGKHTAKECHKDPPGDNCRNGVFLGVPVSEPSVSQQEQGSELWGLGLMNSGRKTTADFNLDSEQTKTSQMTLAWRDSRAWEEQCQWDTEDMKVSGVHWGYEETKTFLAILSESPFSEKLRTCHQNRQVYRAIAERLRSRGFLRTLDQCRYRVKNLLRNYRKAKSSHPPGTCPFYEELEALVRARTAMRVTDGPEESLAFPRLGDSDAEMDESEEGGWDPEETAEDCNGDVLATNETIQGPRVPGVPALFHSRIAGVHWGYEETKTFLTILSESPFSEKLRTCHQNSQVYRAIAERLCAQGFLRTLEQCRYRFKNLLRNYRKAKSTHPPGTCPFFEEMDSLMRARTAIRAMGSFRNPVDLQRSGKNNTKISPQETWVEMADEDAMKSPTPCPTTPETGFEMRYEDEDHISEQDIFDDLPAPLSKCTTENVYHPHIWRDDSENEGEGQWENSSQKQWEECSSEEDLEKLIDNQGLYLAEKPYKCYTCVKSFSRSSHFMAHQRIHTGEKPFKCLECGKSFSDRSNLNTHQRIHTGEKPYKCLECGKSFSDHSNLVTHQRIHTGEKPYQCGECWKSFNQSSNLLKHQRIHSGGNLGQFREVGENLGQSPSFSASWRNLAEDPTPEQLQSASKNLNSSGLLSTNSGEKLYKCSECGRIFSKSSALISHQRIHTGEKPYECTECGKSFSKSSTLANHQRTHTGEKPYKCADCGKCFSERSKLITHQRVHTGEKPYKCLECGKFFRDRSNLITHQRIHTGEKPYKCRECGKCFNQSSSLIIHQRIHTGEKPYKCTECGKDFNNSSHFSAHRRTHVGGKAS, via the exons ATGGCTGTCACTCTGGAATCCCAGACCCAGACTTCTCTTTCGTCAGAGCCTCAAGAACTCCTGATTGTGAAGTTGGAAGACTCTTGGAGCTCTGAAAGCCGACCCTGGGAGAAGGACCCTGTCCCTGGCCCTGAGGCTTCTCGACAGCGCTTCAGACAGTTCCAGTACAGGGATGCAGCTGGGCCCCATGAGGCTTTTAGCCAGCTCTGGGCACTCTGCTGTCATTGGCTGAGACCAGAGATTCGCCTCAAAGAGCAGATCCTGGAGCTGTTGGTGCTGGAGCAGTTCCTGACCATCTTACCCCAGGATGCCCAGGCCTGGGTGCAAGCACACCACCCTGAGAGTGGTGAGGAGGCTGTGGCACTGGTAGAGGATTGGCACCGAGAGAGCCAGGCTTCAGAACCCCGG GAACTAGAATCGTACACAGAAGAAACCAGGCTCTTAAAGTCAGTGGAGGAATCTCAGAATCTCCAGCTAAAATCAGCAAATCACACTTCTGAGGAGCAATCTCAGAAGCAATGTGTGAAGAATCAATGCTCTGACCTTCCCAAGCATATAGATGCCAAGTTGTCGTCACAGTCCTTGAAGGAGAGCT ccaTCTTCATGCCCCAAGTTCCTACTCTCCCAAAGATGGGGATCATCGGAGACTGGGAGGTGACTGCTGAGTCTCAG GAAGCCCTGGGCATTGGCAAACATACTGCGAAGGAGTGTCACAAAGATCCGCCCGGAGACAACTGCAGGAATGGTGTGTTCCTGG GAGTTCCAGTTTCAGAACCATCTGTTTCTCAGCAAGAGCAAGGATCAGAACTTTGGGGTCTAGGCCTTATGAATTCTGGAAGAAAAACCACTGCAGATTTTAACCTAGATAGTGAACAAACCAAAACGTCTCAGATGACATTGGCATGGAGGGATTCCAGGGCCTGGGAAGAACAGTGTCAATGGGACACAGAAGACATGAAGGTGTCAGGTGTACACTGGGGCTATGAAGAGACAAAAACATTTTTGGCAATTTTGAGTGAGTCCCCATTTTCTGAAAAACTCCGAACCTGTCACCAGAACCGCCAGGTGTACCGGGCCATTGCTGAGAGGCTGAGGTCCCGGGGCTTCCTGCGGACCCTGGACCAGTGTCGTTATAGGGTCAAAAATCTTCTAAGGAATTACCGTAAAGCCAAGAGCAGCCATCCACCAGGGACGTGCCCCTTCTATGAGGAGCTAGAGGCCTTGGTGAGGGCTCGGACGGCCATGAGAGTCACCGATGGTCCAGAAGAGTCTTTGGCATTCCCCAGACTGGGGGATAGTGATGCAGAGATGGATGAGTCTGAAGAAGGGGGCTGGGATCCTGAAGAAACAGCAGAAGACTGTAATGGTGATGTCCTAGCCACTAATGAGACCATTCAGGGGCCCAGGGTTCCAGGAGTCCCAGCTTTGTTCCACAGTCGTATTG CAGGTGTGCACTGGGGCTATGAGGAGACCAAGACCTTCCTGACCATTCTCAGCGAGTCCCCATTTTCTGAAAAGCTTCGCACTTGTCACCAAAACAGCCAGGTGTACCGGGCCATTGCGGAACGACTCTGTGCACAGGGCTTCCTGCGGACACTGGAGCAATGTCGCTACAGATTCAAAAACCTTCTGAGGAACTACCGGAAAGCCAAGAGCACCCATCCACCAGGGACATGCCCCTTCTTTGAGGAGATGGATTCACTGATGAGGGCACGGACAGCTATCAGAGCCATGGGCTCCTTCAGGAATCCAGTGGATCTCCAGCGATCTGGGAAGAACAATACTAAGATTAGCCCCCAGGAGACCTGGGTTGAGATGGCAGATGAAGATGCCATGAAATCTCCAACTCCATGTCCCACAACTCCAGAGACAG GTTTTGAGATGAGGTATGAAGATGAAGACCACATTTCAGAGCAGGACATTTTTGACGATTTGCCTGCGCCCTTATCAAAATGTACCACAGAGAATGTTTACCACCCTCATATTTGGAGAGATGACAGTGAAAATGAAGGTGAAGGGCAATGGGAAAATTCCTCACAGAAACAGTGGGAAGAATGTTCTTCTGAAGAAGATTTGGAAAAGCTTATTGATAACCAAGGCCTATACCTAGCAGAGAAGCCCTACAAGTGTTACACCTGTGTGAAAAGCTTCAGTCGGAGTTCCCACTTTATGGCCCACCAGCGAATACACACAGGTGAGAAGCCCTTCAAATGCCTTGAGTGTGGGAAAAGCTTTAGTGACCGCTCCAACCTCAACACCCATCAgagaattcatactggagagaagccctaCAAATGCCTTGAATGTGGGAAAAGCTTTAGTGACCACTCTAATCTTGTGACTCACCAGAGAATCCACACTGGGGAAAAGCCCTATCAATGTGGGGAATGTTGGAAAAGCTTCAATCAGAGCTCAAACCTTCTGAAACATCAGAGAATCCACTCAGGAGGAAATCTTGGCCAATTCAGAGAGGTTGGGGAGAACTTGGGCCAAAGCCCATCCTTCAGTGCTTCGTGGAGGAACTTGGCAGAGGATCCAACTCCTGAACAACTTCAGAGTGCCAGTAAGAACTTGAATTCTTCTGGATTACTCAGCACCAACTCAGGGGAGAAACTCTATAAGTGTTCTGAATGTGGAAGAATCTTCTCTAAGAGTTCTGCTCTCATTAGTCACCAAAGAATTCACACAGGCGAGAAACCATATGAATGTACTGAATGTGGGAAAAGCTTCAGTAAGAGCTCGACACTGGCCAATCATCAGCGAACGCATACTGGGGAGAAACCATATAAGTGTGCAGACTGTGGGAAATGCTTTAGTGAGCGCTCTAAACTTATCACCCACCAGCGagtacacacaggagagaagccctacaAATGCCTTGAGTGTGGAAAATTCTTCCGTGACCGTTCTAACCTCATCACTCACCAGAGaattcacacaggagagaagccttacaAGTGCAGAGAGTGTGGGAAATGCTTTAATCAGAGCTCTAGTCTTATAATTCACCAGAGAAtccatacaggagagaaaccctaCAAGTGCACGGAGTGTGGTAAAGACTTCAATAACAGTTCCCACTTCAGTGCCCACCGGAGAACCCATGTAGGAGGAAAAGCATCTTAG